AGCGACGTCGTGTGCCGCTGCGCGACCTGCCGCAGCACCGGCGCTTTCAGCAGGTCGCCCCCCTGCCCCAGCGGGGAGTAGGCCATGGTCACGACACCCGCCGCCCGGTCACGTGCCAGCAGGTCAAATTCCACACCCCTGTAATCAAGGCTGTAGAGCACCTGATTCGCGGCGCACGGCGTACCCGCATGGATGGATGCGACCTCACGCATGCCATCGGTATCGAAATTGGACACGCCCCAGCTGCGGATCAGCCCCGCATCCACCAGGTCATCAAATCCGGCAATGGTCTCGGCCAGCGGCACGCTGCCCTGCCAGTGCAGGAGATAGAGGTCGAGGTAATCGGTGCCGAGGCGTCTGAGCGAGGCCTCGCACGCCTTGCGCACCCCCTTGCGCGATGCGTTGGAGGGCAGCACCTTGCTGACCAGGAACACGTCATCGCGCACGCCGTGTATCGCTTCGCCCACCAGTGTTTCCGACCGGCCGGAGCCGTACATTTCCGCCGTGTC
This portion of the Komagataeibacter sp. FNDCF1 genome encodes:
- a CDS encoding aldo/keto reductase encodes the protein MKTVTFPNGTTVPALGMGTWNMGDSASRRKDEISSIRAGLDAGIRVVDTAEMYGSGRSETLVGEAIHGVRDDVFLVSKVLPSNASRKGVRKACEASLRRLGTDYLDLYLLHWQGSVPLAETIAGFDDLVDAGLIRSWGVSNFDTDGMREVASIHAGTPCAANQVLYSLDYRGVEFDLLARDRAAGVVTMAYSPLGQGGDLLKAPVLRQVAQRHTTSLGPATPAQIALAWVLRQENILAIPKAGSPRHQGENFAAQEITLTREDLAQIDEAIAPPRRKEPLAMI